The Equus quagga isolate Etosha38 chromosome 19, UCLA_HA_Equagga_1.0, whole genome shotgun sequence DNA segment CCCTCGCCCCGGCATCCTCGCTCGATGCCCCTAAAATATCCCGctcctcacccacccccacccccgaacTCCGGGTAATCCCCTTCCCGCAGTGCTGAGTCCAAACTTGGCGCTCGCACACACGCCCCTATAGAACTCATTTTGGGGGTAGGGGACGAGAGATGGCCTTGAAGCTCGGTCCCTGCTCCACGTCCCCCACAGAGCTGGATAGCCACTGTTTGTTTTCCTGGCGCCTGGGATACGGGATGGGCCCCGCCCCCGGAGTCCGGCTGAGCTAGACCGGAGCGGGGAAGAGCGTTTCCCGCGAGTTCGGGGTGGAGGGGCCGGGGCCGCCACCTTCTGTCCACAGGTGCTGCAGGCCGTAAGCACACCCCACCGCGCCATGGGCTCGGACGTCTGGGTCGGCCCTTGGCGGCCACACCGGCCCCGTGGCCCCATCGCAGCGTTCTACAGAGGCCCAGGGCCCAAATATAAGCTGCCACCGAACACGGGTACCAGCGGCGGGGTCAGGACTGTGCGGGGCTGGGGGGCAGGCTAGCGAGGTCCGTCTCGGGAAGGGGTGCTGCACCCCGGGCTGGAGGGTGGAAGGGAGGGAATTTCGTTCTGGGGGGACGGTGGGCTTTGCCCAGGGCGAGAAGCGGCCAGGCAAAGGGGACACTCCCGCAGGCTACATCCTACACGACCCGTCGCGGACCCGCGCCCCCGCCTTCAGCTTCGGCACGCGCCTCCCCACGCAGCAGACTTCGTGCGGCCCGGGCCCGGGCCACCTGGTGCCCGCTCGCATGACTGTGCGCGGCCCAGACGGCAGCCCCGCCTACTCCATCTATGGCCGCCCGCGCCACGCAGCGCCCTTCCTCACTCCCGGACCAGGTCAGGACCCCTGGGACCCCGGCCTCCCCAACACCTAGCCGCATCAGGGGAAGCCCACTCGGGAACCCCCCACCTGAGCCCCGAGCCCCCCTCGGGTACCCTAACACTAAATTCGGTACCCCCATATCCAGATCTCAAAACAACTCCAAGCCCCACCGAGCTTTGACAAATGGTGGCTCGGATTCCTCCTATTCCCAGGACGCCAGCCCGGGTCCCCACAAGGCCCCCAACCCGGTTGTGGCCCACACCCTCGGTCCGCCCCGCAGGCAGGTACTTCCCAGAGCGAGCGGGGAACGTGACGTACCCCAGCGCGCCTCGGCACACCATCGCTCCTCGAAACTGGGGCATCCAAGCGGAGCAGCAGACCCCAGGTGAGACCAGAAAGGCCCATTCCAGCACCATGACCCTTCCTATCCCTGACCGGGAATCGCTCAATCGCTCTCCAGGCGCTGGGACCACCCAGTACTCGCAGCGACGGGGAGACCCTGGGCCTGTCCGCAAATAACCACCCCCAGACCCCATCTCTCGGTGGCTCCCTCTCCAGGCCCCGGGACCTACACAGTGCCCTCGCTCTTGGGCCCGCGCGTCATCGGTAAAGTCTCGGCTCCGACTTACTCCATCTACGGCCGCAGCGCAGTGGGCTGCTTCTCCGAGGACCTCAgcaaggtgggggaggggctgccgTGCACAGAGTAGCAGGGGCCAGCTGCGCGGACAGCAGAGGGTCAAGAAACAAGGGGTGGGAATCAGTGGTCAGCGGTGAATGGAGCCCGGGCCCAGCGCTCCTTCTGCGCCTCCCGCAGACCCCGGGTCCCTGCGCCTACCACGTGGTGAACCCTGGGATCTACAAGTCTCGGGCACCCCAGTTCACGATGTTGGCACGGACTTCGCTCCCCCAAGACAACACCCTGAATCCCGGGCCCGCTGCCTACAACGTAGACCAGGTGGTCAAGGGTCAGAGGCCGGGATGAGGGTCTGAGGTCCGAGGTTTGGGACCAGGGTCCTGGGGGTAACGGGAGTCCCGGCGCGGAGCCCGAAGGCTGGCTCCGCGAGGGCAGCGACGCCTCCTGGGTCCGCAGCCCCGGAAGCCTCGCGGCTGGAGCTTCGGGATCCGGCACTCGGACTACCTGGCCCCGATCGTTACGGACGTGGATGACTGACCGACCGGGCGGCCGCGGCCCCATAAATGTTTGCTTCAAGCTTCCCGAGCTAGCAGTGTGTCCGCCTCTTTGTGCTTGACTCGGGAGCACGGGCGAGAACGTGGAGCGGAGGGActcggggcggggcggggacgCGGGGGACGCGGGGCGGGGGCctcggggcgcggggcggggccgagatgccgggggcgcggggcgggggtcCCGGGCGCGGCGACACTCCAGCCGGCAGACCCTGGaagggtggggcggggggcgggcccGCCAAGTCCCGGAAGTCGCGCTCTCGTGGGTCTTCGTGATTGGCTGGGACAGAATCGAGCAGGGTTGTCCCGCCTCCTTGAGGCGGCTATTGGCCCAGGACCCTGCCTGTCTGAGCGGCCCCACCCGCCCGCCGTCCTCTGGCGGCCGTTGGAATCGCGGCCCTGCCCACCCGCCGCCGCGTCCAGGGCGGTGTCCCCGCGGTCTGTGGCCGCGGACACGGCAGGGCGGAAGGAGGCCAGAATCCTAAGCGGGACGGGCCAGGGCCGCTGCACAGGTCAGGTAGGGCTGGAGTCAAGTGGTGAGGTCTAGAAGTTGGCGCCAGACGCAGAGACTCGCGCACGGCAACACAGACCCGGGAAGAGGGGCGGGCCCAAGAGAGACGGGCAGGGGGTTGGGACAGGTGCGCCTGCCCCAGACACGGACGCAGGGCGGCGGCAGGTGCCAAGTGTGTCTTGCACCCCGCAGGCACGGAGCGATGGCAGCCCCAGCGACCTCAGCACCCTCGGCCCCACCCGCCCCGGTCGCGCCTGGTGACCTCTCGGAGGGCGGGAGTCGGGGCCCTCCTGACCTCCCGCCGGAGCCCAAGCAGCTCCCAGAGCTGATCCGCCTGAAGCGAGACGGAGGCCGCCTGAGTGATGTGGAC contains these protein-coding regions:
- the ODF3B gene encoding outer dense fiber protein 3B — translated: MGSDVWVGPWRPHRPRGPIAAFYRGPGPKYKLPPNTGYILHDPSRTRAPAFSFGTRLPTQQTSCGPGPGHLVPARMTVRGPDGSPAYSIYGRPRHAAPFLTPGPGRYFPERAGNVTYPSAPRHTIAPRNWGIQAEQQTPGPGTYTVPSLLGPRVIGKVSAPTYSIYGRSAVGCFSEDLSKTPGPCAYHVVNPGIYKSRAPQFTMLARTSLPQDNTLNPGPAAYNVDQPRKPRGWSFGIRHSDYLAPIVTDVDD